Proteins from a genomic interval of Trichoderma breve strain T069 chromosome 2, whole genome shotgun sequence:
- a CDS encoding elongation factor tu GTP binding domain-containing protein: MRAFGTARWLNCHLLADAQKATSGARNFQAAILPLAYQGQLRAFSGSAPRLNAAQEALKKAQNDAASLTAESVAANLAPEEIQRLSSVRNIGIAAHIDSGKTTVTERVLFYTGRIKAIHEVRGKDAVGAKMDSMELEREKGITIQSAATFCDWKKTVNGKDEEYHINLIDTPGHIDFTIEVERALRVLDGAVMILCAVSAVQSQTITVDRQMKRYDVPRISFINKMDRMGANPWKAVEQINSKLKIPAAAIQIPIGAEDEFEGVVDIIEMKAMYFEGPRGTKVRVTDQVPANLQEFAAEKRQFLIEKLADVDDEIAELYLDEQEPTNAQIKAAIRRATIARKFTPVMMGSALADKGIQPMLDAVCDYLPNPGQIENTALDKTKGEETVALVPYNSLPFVGLAFKLEENNYGQLTYIRVYQGTLSKGTYLYNSRTDKKVRIPRIVRMHSNEMEDVNEVGAGEICAVFGVDCASGDTFTDGGLPYTMSSMFVPDAVMSLSIKPKRTGDADNFSKAMNRFQREDPTFRVHVDAESEETIISGMGELHLEVYVERLKREYKTECVTGQPRVAYRETISRRADFDYLLKRQSGGPGDFARVAGYIEPNEKPEENHYESQVVGGHIPDKFLSACSKGFELACEKGPLLGHRVIGSKMIINDGQTHVTDSSDYAFNLATQMAFRKAFPEAGGQVLEPLMKTTITAPNEFQGNILMLMNKRNATIHDTEIGSEDFTLICDCSLNAMFGFSSQLRAATQGKGEFSMEFSHYAPAPPHLQKELVAKYEAELEAKRTK; this comes from the exons ATGAGGGCATTTGGGACTGCCAGATGGCTTAATTGCCATCTGCTTGCGGATGCCCAGAAGGCAACTTCTGGAGCTCGCAATTTCCAGGCTGCTATTCTTCCCTTGGCTTATCAGGGCCAGCTGCGAGCTTTCAGCGGATCAGCCCCGCGGCTCAATGCTGCGCAGGAAGC TTTGAAAAAAGCACAGAATGATGCTGCCAGCCTCACTGCCGAATCTGTTGCCGCCAACCTTGCTCCCGAAGAGATTCAGCGTCTCTCTTCAGTCCGGAACATCGGTATCGCG GCACACATTGACAGTGGCAAAACTACGGTAACGGAACGAGTTCTCTTCTACACTGGTCGAATCAAGGCAATCCACGAGGTCCGCGGCAAAGATGCCGTCGGCGCCAAGATGGACTCTATGGAACTGGAACGAGAAAAGGGTATCACTATTCAGTCTGCGGCTACATTCTGCGACTGGAAGAAAACGGTAAACGGAAAGGATGAAGAGTATCACATCAACTTGATCGACACTCCCGGCCACATTGACTTCACCATCGAGGTCGAGCGTGCTTTGCGCGTGCTCGATGGTGCCGTCATGATTCTCTGCGCTGTCTCTGCTGTTCAGTCCCAAACGATTACGGTCGATCGTCAAATGAAGCGCTACGATGTCCCTAGGATTTCAttcatcaacaagatggaCCGCATGGGTGCCAACCCCTGGAAGGCCGTCGAACAGATCAACTCCAAGCTCAAGATCCCCGCGGCCGCCATCCAGATTCCTATTGGCGCCGAGGACGAATTCGAGGGCGTTGTCGACATTATCGAGATGAAGGCCATGTACTTTGAGGGCCCCCGTGGCACCAAGGTCCGAGTTACCGACCAGGTCCCTGCTAATCTGCAAGAGTTTGCCGCCGAGAAGCGACAGTTCTtgattgagaagctggccgaCGTTGACGACGAAATCGCCGAGCTGTATCTCGATGAGCAGGAACCCACCAATGCACAGATCAAGGCTGCTATCCGCCGCGCCACCATTGCCCGCAAGTTTACTCCTGTCATGATGGGTTCTGCCCTGGCCGATAAGGGTATTCAGCCCATGCTGGATGCTGTCTGCGACTACCTCCCCAACCCCGGTCAGATCGAAAACACTGCTCTGGACAAGaccaagggagaggagaccGTGGCACTGGTCCCCTACAACTCGCTTCCCTTTGTCGGTCTTGCATTCAAGCTCGAGGAGAACAACTATGGCCAACTTACCTACATCCGTGTCTATCAGGGAACCCTGAGCAAGGGTACCTACCTGTACAACTCCCGAACCGACAAGAAGGTCCGCATTCCCCGCATTGTTCGCATGCACTCCaacgagatggaggatgtcAACGAGGTCGGTGCTGGTGAGATTTGCGCCGTGTTCGGTGTCGACTGTGCTTCTGGCGATACCTTTACCGATGGCGGTCTCCCTTACACCATGTCTTCCATGTTCGTCCCCGATGCCGTCATGTCCTTGTCCATCAAGCCGAAGCGCACTGGCGACGCCGACAACTTCAGTAAGGCGATGAACCGATTCCAGCGCGAGGACCCGACCTTCCGTGTCCACGTCGATGCCGAGAGTGAAGAGACCATCATTTCCGGCATGGGTGAATTGCATCTCGAAGTCTACGTTGAGCGCCTCAAGCGAGAGTACAAGACGGAGTGTGTCACCGGCCAGCCCCGTGTCGCCTACCGTGAGACCATCTCTCGCCGTGCCGATTTCGATTACCTCCTCAAGCGACAGAGCGGTGGTCCCGGTGACTTTGCCCGCGTCGCCGGCTACATCGAGCCCAACGAAAAGCCGGAGGAGAACCACTACGAGAGCCAGGTCGTCGGCGGCCACATCCCCGACAAGTTCCTGTCGGCCTGTTCCAAGGGTTTCGAGCTTGCCTGTGAAAAGGGCCCCCTGCTGGGCCACCGCGTCATCGGCTCCAAGATGATTATCAACGACGGTCAGACCCACGTCACCGATTCCTCCGATTATGCCTTCAACCTGGCCACCCAGATGGCCTTCCGCAAGGCCTTCCCCGAAGCCGGCGGCCAGGTCCTCGAGCCGCTGATGAAGACGACCATTACCGCCCCGAACGAGTTCCAAGGAAACATCCTCATGCTGATGAACAAGCGCAACGCCACCATCCACGACACGGAGATTGGCAGCGAGGACTTTACGCTCATCTGTGACTGCAGCTTGAACGCCATGTTCGGCTTCAGCTCGCAGCTGCGTGCGGCGACTCAGGGCAAGGGTGAATTCAGCATGGAGTTTAGCCACTATGCCCCTGCTCCTCCTCACTTGCA AAAGGAGCTGGTCGCCAAGTACGAGGCcgagctcgaggccaagCGAACCAAGTAA
- a CDS encoding aminotransferase class I and II domain-containing protein, whose product MVRFQHFEVERWMEAYEFTPGVLNIAETCVESVSIDQLAQLSGDTGELPPRTSTVLIYGAIRGSSTLRETISTLYEGEQIAPENVIITQGAIAANFLAFYSLIEPGDHVICVYPTYQQLYSVPESLGAEVSLWRLRPEQGFVPDMDELEKLAKANTKMIVINNPNNPTGVPIPRDVVYKIVDFAKARGIMILSDEVYRPLFHNGLEDNADVPPSVADLGYDKAIVTGSLSKAYSLGGIRVGWIASGDKAIVERLVEARHYVTISVSQLDDQVASYALSPAVRGALMKRNIQQAKHNADMLKAFVEAHSSVCSWVAPTAGTTAFIQFHVGGKPVDDVAFCRDVLDKTKVFLVPGSRCFGHDQDFAGYVRVGFVGSTAVLAEALQKLGVYVRQHLGQ is encoded by the exons ATGGTTCGCTTCCAGCATTTCGAGGTTGAGCGGTGGATGGAGGCTTATGAATTTACTCCTGGGGTTCTAAACATTGCTGAGACATGCGTTGAATCCGTCTCCATCGACCAGCTGGCCCAGCTATCCGGAGACACGGGTGAGCTTCCCCCACGAACCAGCACTGTGCTCATATACGGGGCCATTCGCGGGTCATCAACGTTGAGGGAAACCATCTCGACTCTCTACGAAGGGGAACAGATAGCGCCCGAGaatgtcatcatcactcaggGCGCCATAGCGGCCAACTTTCTGGCCTTTTATAGCTTGATCGAGCCTGGAGACCATGTTATTTGCGTGTATCCCACGTATCAACAGCTCTATTCAGTGCCCGAGAGCCTTGGAGCAGAGGTCTCGCTTTGGCGCTTGCGGCCTGAGCAGGGCTTTGTACCTGACAtggatgagctggagaagctcgccaaAGCAAACACAAAG ATGATTGTCATTAACAACCCCAACAACCCTACCGGGGTGCCCATCCCCAGAGATGTCGTTTATAAAATTGTGGACtttgccaaggccaggggGATCATGATCCTGTCTGACGAGGTCTATCGCCCGCTGTTTCACAACGGACTAGAAGACAACGCAGACGTGCCTCCATCGGTGGCAGACTTGGGCTacgacaaggccattgtcACCGGGTCTCTGTCCAAAGCATACTCTCTAGGCGGCATCCGGGTGGGCTGGATTGCGTCAGGcgacaaggccattgtcGAGAGACTGGTTGAGGCGCGGCACTACGTGACAATCAGCGTGTCCCAACTAGACGACCAGGTGGCAAGCTATGCGCTTTCCCCGGCCGTACGCGGAGCGCTGATGAAGCGGAACATCCAGCAGGCAAAGCACAACGCCGACATGCTCAAGGCGTTTGTGGAGGCGCATTCTTCGGTCTGCTCGTGGGTGGCGCCAACCGCGGGAACGACGGCATTCATCCAGTTCCATGTGGGCGGCAAGCCGGTGGATGATGTCGCCTTTTGCCGCGACGTCCTGGACAAGACCAAAGTGTTTCTGGTGCCCGGGTCTCGCTGCTTTGGACATGATCAGGACTTTGCAGGCTACGTCCGAGTCGGTTTTGTTGGATCTACGGCCGTGTTGGCAGAAGCGCTGCAGAAACTCGGGGTTTATGTCCGGCAGCATCTGGGCCAATGA
- a CDS encoding ribosomal protein s8 domain-containing protein, translating to MPSILNIAHMCSHLQNASKARLGLTSIPSNKYNLHLALALHRSGFFSSVYRAGPHPPTPEQMVAQVPEPVTNATVAKMRIWLGLKYWDGRPVLSKATVISKPSRQLTVDVQELARLTRGFPTKLKGGVVSGLGVGECMFVSTARGVLEVREALAKKVGGVLMCRVS from the coding sequence ATGccctccatcctcaacaTAGCACACATGTGCTCCCACCTCCAAAACGCATCCAAAGCCCGCCTCGGCCTCACCTCCATCCCCTCCAACAAGTACAACCTGcacctcgccctcgccctccaccgctccggcttcttctcctccgtCTACCGCGCCGGCCCGCACCCCCCGACCCCGGAACAGATGGTCGCCCAGGTCCCCGAGCCCGTCACAAACGCCACCGTCGCAAAGATGCGCATCTGGCTCGGCCTCAAGTACTGGGACGGACGGCCCGTCCTGTCAAAGGCCACCGTCATCAGCAAGCCCTCTAGACAGTTGACTGTTGATGTTCAGGAGCTGGCTCGCCTTACGAGGGGGTTCCCGACGAAGCTCAAGGGCGGTGTTGTTAGTGGCTTGGGGGTTGGGGAGTGCATGTTTGTGTCTACGGCGAGAGGTGTGCTTGAGGTTAGGGAGGcgttggcgaagaaggtCGGTGGTGTGCTCATGTGCCGAGTATCATAG
- a CDS encoding enoyl-(Acyl carrier protein) reductase domain-containing protein codes for MHSSPVLQSPPLEPTTRPHLLAEFSMKDKVVVISGGGRGLGLVQAEALLEAGAVVHCIDRLPDPTSDPDSEFARVAKRAKEELNSSLSYHELDIRNVPELNKIFEGIADERGRLDGCLVAAGINYETPALDYPPDEVDRMMSINVSGAFMTAQAAARQMVRLKQPGSICMIASMSGTIANRGMFAPAYNASKAGVIQLARSLAAEWGQYGIRVNTLSPGYILTQMLLNLFDDYPERKEQWPKENMLQRFSVPKEYRGAAVFLLSDASSFMTGSDLRIDGGHAAW; via the exons ATGCATTCCTCGCCTGTCCTCCAGTCTCCTCCTCTGGAGCCCACTACTCGGCCTCACTTGCTGGCCGAGTTCAGCATGAAAGACAAAGTCGTTGTTATTagtggtggtggaagaggatTGGGCCTTGTCCAGGCCGAGGCGCTGCTTGAAGCAGGTGCCGTTG TGCACTGCATTGATAGACTGCCCGATCCAACTTCGGATCCCGATTCCGAGTTCGCCCGCGTTGCCAAGCgtgccaaggaggagctcaacTCCAGCCTGAGCTATCACGAGCTCGATATTCGCAACGTGCCGGAGCTGAACAAGATCTTCGAGGGCATTGCAGATGAGAGAGGTCGCTTGGATGGCTGCCTTGTCGCTGCCGGAATCAACTACGAGACCCCGGCTCTCGATTATCCCCCTGATGAAGTCGATCGAATGATGAGCATCAATGTCTCAGGCGCCTTCATGACTGCCCAAGCTGCCGCGCGCCAGATGGTTCGGCTGAAGCAGCCCGGAAGCATCTGCATGATTGCTAGCATGAGCGGCACCATTGCCAACCGTGGCATGTTTGCCCC AGCATACAATGCCTCCAAGGCCGGTGTTATCCAGCTGGCCCGAAGCTTGGCTGCCGAGTGGGGCCAGTACGGCATCCGTGTCAACACTCTCTCTCCCGGCTACATCCTGACTCAGATGTTGCTGAACCTGTTTGACGACTATCCCGAGCGAAAAGAGCAGTGGCCCAAGGAGAACATGCTTCAGCGATTCAGCGTTCCCAAGGAGTATCGCGGTGCCgccgtcttcctcctcagcgACGCCAGCAGCTTCATGACGGGCAGCGACCTTCGCATTGACGGTGGACACGCCGCCTGGTAA
- a CDS encoding ABC-2 type transporter domain-containing protein encodes MAPLSCRGLLVGIVAVLPSLAAAYANTSYNVDLLRAQFALMDDRPKDCPPCFNCLLPAHTCAQYAGCNEYNGKCDCPDGFGGDDCLEPLCGSLGRGRDRPMRSNASCECDEGWTGINCNVCTSNNACNALMETGSGGVCYQNGELVKYNNQICKVTNKKIGDLLGSQKPEVTFTCKEDDATCDFQFWIDQVESFYCHLSDCTSGAQYSDAKNTTAYKCDHISCSCIPGRMMCGKDGSLDLTDFLDQAIKGPGRFECSQKGGGAHDCAFKEPEMDNLIVSLIGDSSILLDCQAGECLYETEVPGYHRPVKQINTPLIAGVIGGCALFLAAVIIATWYLSRRRLHYGAIRLEDSDDENTKLMVDHKPAALYFQNVAYSLNGKNILTGIQGICQPGEVTAIMGSSGAGKTTFLDILARKNKRGHVSGDFYVNGEKVSDTEYKNVVGFVDQEDTMLPTLTVHETILNSALLRLPRDMGRAAKEQRVTEVEKELGIYHIRDSLIGSEEGNGRGISGGEKRRVGIACELVTSPSILFLDEPTSGLDAYNAYNVVECLVTMAKNYKRTVIFTIHQPRSNIVALFDRLILLAQGKLVYSGLFAQCQTYFDDIGYECPPGFNIADYLVDLTMHAGSTQTLDDGGIVPDAGSIGPSSTRAVKSIASASLVSAGEASAEPSLRPKNRRRDSVKVRQERELFTRRKQTDTAASSDAGGDNQSGYRLQNNPSSSLPSQLEDPHDLPPPALTGTDLDIITRSFTKSYIATSIREDIQQAITEAEIANGTRSNTNGYAADGPNIYTSAVGKGYARIGYLRQFIIISGRTWKNLYRNPMLMLTHYAIAIILAVFSGYLFYGLTDDIPGFQNRLGLFFFLLALFGFSTLTSLNVFASERLLFTRERANGYYSPATYFAAKVLFDIIPLRIIPPILMGSIIYPMTGLVPDAAHFFKFMLVLVLFNLAAAAICLFIGIVCKDGGVANLIGSLVMLFSLLFAGFLLNHDATPKGALWLQTLSIFHYGFESLIVNEVIELTLVDKKYGLDITVPGAAILSSFGFQNAALWSDIRNLGIFAAAFIVLAYAAMHILLVEKR; translated from the exons ATGGCGCCCCTCAGCTGCCGAGGCCTGCTTGTGGGCATCGTGGCTGTCTTGCCCTCGCTGGCAGCCGCCTATGCAAACACCAGCTACAACGTCGACCTTCTGCGAGCCCAGTTCGCGCTTATGGACGACCGCCCCAAGGACTGTCCGCCATG CTTCAACTGCCTCCTGCCTGCACACACCTGCGCCCAGTACGCAGGATGCAACGAGTACAACGGAAAATGCGACTGTCCCGACGGTTTCGGCGGTGACGACTGTCTCGAACCAC tgTGCGGCTCCCTTGGACGCGGCAGAGACCGGCCTATGCGCTCAAACGCGAGTTGTGAATGCGACGAGGGCTGGACCGGCATCAACTGCAATGTCTGCACATCAAACAATGCCTGCAATGCTCTCATGGAAACTGGAAGCGGCGGCGTCTGCTACCAGAATGGCGAGCTTGTTAAATACAACAACCAGATCTGCAAAGtcaccaacaagaagattgGCGATCTGCTCGGAAGCCAGAAGCCAGAAGTAACGTTCACTTGCAAGGAGGATGATGCGACTTGCGATTTCCAAT TCTGGATTGATCAAGTTGAGTCCTTTTACTGCCATTTGTCGGATTGCACGTCTGGTGCTCAGTATTCCGATGCGAAGAACACCACTGCCTACAAATGCGACCacatcagctgcagctgcattCCCGGCCGTATGATGTGCGGTAAAGATGGCTCGCTCGATCTTACCGACTTTTTGGACCAAGCAATCAAAGGCCCTGGCCGATTCGAATGTTCGCAAAAGGGTGGTGGTGCCCATGACTGTGCCTTTAAAGAGCCGGAAATGGATAACCTCATCGTCAGTTTAATTGGTGACTCTAGTATCCTGCTGGACTGCCAAGCAGGCGAATGCTTGTATGAGACCGAAGTACCGGGCTATCACCGCCCGGTCAAGCAAATCAACACTCCTCTCATCGCCGGTGTGATTGGCGGCTGTGCACTCTTCCTggctgccgtcatcatcgcaACATGGTATTTGTCTCGCCGTAGATTGCATTACGGAGCGATTCGTTTGGAGGATTCTGACGAcgaaaacaccaagctcATGGTCGATCACAAGCCAGCTGCACTATACTTTCAAAACGTCGCTTACTCCCTCAACGGGAAGAACATTCTGACCGGAATCCAAGGTATCTGCCAACCCGGCGAAGTAACTGCCATCATGGGATCCTCTGGTGCTGGTAAGACGACGTTCCTGGATATTCTTGCTCGAAAGAATAAGCGCGGTCATGTTAGCGGAGACTTCTACGTCAATGGCGAAAAAGTCAGCGATACCGAATACAAGAACGTTGTTGGATTtgttgatcaagaagacaCCATGTTGCCAACTCTTACCGTTCATGAGACTATTCTCAACAGCGCCCTCCTCAGACTCCCCCGCGATATGGGCCGTGCTGCCAAGGAACAAAGAGTTACGGAAGTCGAGAAAGAGCTGGGTATTTATCATATACGAGACTCCCTTATTGGCtctgaagaaggaaatggcCGTGGAATCTCCGGTGGTGAGAAGCGACGTGTCGGAATTGCTTGCGAGCTGGTCACCAGCCCCTctatcctcttcctcgacgAACCCACCAGTGGACTGGATGCCTACAATGCGTACAATGTTGTCGAATGCCTCGTGACGATGGCCAAAAACTACAAGCGAAccgtcatcttcaccatccaTCAGCCTCGCTCCAACATTGTCGCCCTTTTCGACAGACTCATCTTGTTGGCCCAGGGAAAACTGGTCTATTCCGGACTCTTCGCGCAGTGCCAGACTTATTTTGATGATATTGGCTACGAATGTCCTCCAGGCTTCAATATTGCCGACTACCTTGTAGATCTTACCATGCATGCGGGCAGCACTCAGACTTTGGATGATGGAGGCATTGTTCCTGATGCTGGAAGTATTGGTCCGAGCAGCACCCGGGCTGTCAAGTCTATTGCGAGCGCCTCTCTTGTAAGTGCCGGCGAAGCAAGCGCTGAACCATCATTACGGCCCAAGAACCGACGTCGCGATTCCGTCAAAGTACGACAAGAACGGGAGCTCTTCACACGTAGAAAGCAGACCGACACTGCCGCATCTTCAGATGCTGGTGGCGACAACCAAAGTGGTTATCGGCTGCAGAACAACCCTTCAAGCTCCCTGCCTAGCCAACTGGAAGACCCTCATGATCTACCCCCTCCAGCCCTGACAGGAACCGATCTCGACATTATCACTCGATCTTTCACCAAATCATACATTGCGACTTCTATTCGTGAAGATATTCAGCAAGCAATCACAGAAGCTGAAATTGCAAACGGAACTAGATCTAATACCAATGGATATGCTGCAGACGGGCCGAACATTTATACGAGCGCTGTCGGAAAGGGATATGCTCGAATTGGCTATTTGCGCCAGtttatcatcatctctggAAGAACCTGGAAGAACTTGTACCGGAACCCGATGCTCATGCTCACACACTATGcgattgccatcatcttggccGTATTCTCTGGGTATCTGTTCTATGGTCTCACTGACGACATCCCTGGTTTCCAAAACCGACTTGgcctgttcttcttcctcctggCTCTCTTTGGCTTCAGTACCCTTACCAGTCTCAATGTGTTTGCCAGCGAGCGACTTCTCTTTACCCGTGAAAGAGCCAATGGCTACTATTCCCCAGCTACTTACTTTGCGGCCAAGGTTCTGTTCGACATTATTCCTCTAAGAATCATCCCTCCGATCCTCATGGGGTCCATCATCTACCCGATGACAGGCCTTGTACCTGATGCTGCGCACTTCTTCAAGTTTATgctggttttggttttgttcAATCTtgcagccgctgccattTGCTTGTTCATTGGCATCGTTTGTAAAGACGGTGGCGTGGCCAACTTAATCGGTAGTTTGGTGATGCTATTCAGTCTCCTTTTCGCTGGCTTCCTCCTCAATCACGATGCCACGCCAAAGGGTGCTTTGTGGCTCCAAACACTGTCCATCTTCCACTACGGCTTTGAGTCACTCATCGTCAACGAAGTAATAGAGCTCACTTTGGTAGACAAGAAGTACGGTCTCGATATCACCGTTCCCGGAGCCGCCATTCTCAGCTCATTTGGATTTCAAAATGCTGCTCTTTGGTCGGATATCCGAAACCTGGGTATTTTCGCTGCCGCTTTCATCGTCCTCGCCTATGCCGCGATGCATATCTTGCTCGTCGAGAAGCGATAG
- a CDS encoding eukaryotic aspartyl protease domain-containing protein, with the protein MKASPLAVAGVVLASAAQAQVVQFDIEKRHDAPRLRKRDATIDATLSNQKVQGGYFINVEVGTPGQNITLQLDTGSSDVWVPASTAAICTQTSQRNPGCTFGSFNSDDSSTFQVVGENLFDITYVDGSSSKGDYIEDTFRINGINIQNLTMGLGLDTSIANGLVGVGYINDEASLGTTRQTYPNLPVVLQQQKLINTVAFSLWLNDLDASTGSILFGGIDTEKYHGDLTRINIISPNGGKTFTEFAVNLYSVQASSPSGTDTLSTSQETLTAVLDSGTTLTYLPQDMAEQAWNEVGATFSDELGIAVVPCSVGNINGHFAFTFAGADGPTINVTLSELVLDLFSGGPPPQFSSGPNKGQSICEFGIQNTTDAPYLLGDTFLRSAFVAYDLVNNEIGIAPTNFNSTQTNVVAFASSGAPIPSSTSAPNQSNTGHSSSTQSGMSAASGFHDGDDDNAASLTGAFSGPGMIVVGLTLCYTLLGSAVFGVGWL; encoded by the exons ATGAAGGCCTCACCCCTGGCCGTTGCAGGCGTCGTCCTcgcctcagcagcccagGCCCAAGTCGTCCAGTTCGACATTGAGAAGCGTCACGACGCACCGAGACTTCGCAAACGAGACGCGACCATCGATGCTACTTTGTCCAACCAAAAGGTTCAGGGCGGATACTTTATCAACGTCGAGGTTGGCACCCCTGGCCAGAACATCACGCTGCAGCTCGACACAGGCAGTAGTGATGTCTGGGTCCCTGCTTCGACAGCTGCCATCTGCACGCAAACTTCACAAAGGAACCCCGGCTGTACTTTTGGAAGCT TCAACTCCGATGATTCCAGCACCTTTCAGGTTGTTGGAGAAAACCTCTTCGACATCACCTATGTGGATGGCTCCTCGTCCAAAGGCGACTACATTGAAGACACCTTCCGCATCAACGGCATAAACATCCAGAATCTCACCATgggccttggcctcgacaCATCTATTGCCAACGGCCTGGTGGGAGTGGGATACATCAACGATGAAGCGTCACTTGGCACAACCCGACAGACCTACCCGAACCTTCCTGTTgtcctgcagcagcagaagctcatcaACACCGTAGCCTTTAGTCTGTGGCTCAACGACCTGGATGCCAGCACGGGCTCCATCCTAttcggcggcatcgacaCCGAAAAGTATCACGGCGACTTGACCAGGATCAACATCATTTCCCCCAACGGCGGCAAGACCTTTACCGAGTTTGCTGTTAACCTATACTCAGTCCAGGCTTCAAGCCCCAGTGGCACCGACACCCTCAGCACAAGCCAAGAGACCTTGACAGCTGTTCTGGATTCGGGAACCACCCTGACCTATCTGCCGCAAGACATGGCTGAGCAGGCGTGGAACGAGGTTGGAGCTACTTTCAGCGACGAGCTCGGCATCGCTGTTGTTCCTTGCTCTGTCGGCAATATCAACGGCCACTTCGCCTTTACCTTTGCCGGAGCCGATGGCCCTACCATCAACGTCACCTTGTCTGAGCTCGTCCTCGACCTCTTCAGCGGCGGCCCCCCTCCTCAGTTCTCGTCTGGCCCCAACAAGGGCCAGTCCATCTGCGAGTTTGGCATCCAGAACACCACCGACGCTCCTTACCTGCTTGGCGACACGTTCCTCCGATCTGCATTCGTTGCCTATGACTTGGTCAACAACGAGATTGGAATTGCTCCTACCAACTTCAACTCCACCCAGACCAACGTTGTTGCTTTCGCCAGCAGCGGCGCTCCTATTCCATCCTCCACCAGCGCACCGAACCAGAGCAATACTGGCCATTCTTCATCGACACAGTCTGGTATGTCCGCTGCCAGTGGCttccatgatggcgatgatgacaacgCTGCTTCCTTGACCGGCGCCTTTTCTGGCCCTGGAATGATTGTTGTCGGCTTAACCCTCTGCTACACTCTTCTCGGAAGTGCCGTATTCGGTGTTGGGTGGCTGTAA